CGGTGGTGACCTTGTCGGGGGCCCTCGGCGCCAGGACCGGATCGGCCGTCACCGGGGCGGTGGCGGCCTCGTGGCGGGGGCGCACCCCCGTGGCGCTCCTCGCGGCCGGCAGGCTGGCGATGTCGTGGATGTCCTTGGGCGTCATGGCTTGGGCCCCCTGGAGGCAAGTCGTCCGAATCATCTATTCGGCACGCTTGCCGTAGGCCTTAAGGGCCGTCGAGGGATTCACGGGGCGATCGTGGACGCGGACCTCGAAGTGGAGGTGGGGGCCCGTCGCCCGTCCGGTCTGCCCGACCCTGGCGATCGGTTGGCCCTTCCGCACCCGATCGCCCTCCGCCACCAGGAGCTCCGAGGCGTGGGCGTAGAGGGTGGTGACGCCGCCTCCGTGGTCGACCTCGACCGCCTGGCCGAAGCCGCCCCTGGGACCGACGCGCCGCACCACGCCATCGGCCGCCGAGACGATGGCGCTCCCCTCCTTGGCCCCGAGGTCGACGCCGCGGTGCTCCTGGACGCCCTCGCCCAGGGGATCGGCCCGGCGTCCGAAGGCGCTGGTCACGGCGGACGGGCCGTGGACCAGGGCGCAGGGGTCGAAGGCCTCTGCTGCTGGAGCCCGATGGAGGAGGGCAGCGGGGTCGGTCCTCTCACGTCCGGACGACGCCTGGGGCAGAAGGTCGAGGAGGGGGCGGTCGGGTCCGTGGGCGGGGCGGCCCGCCTCCGCCAGGGAGTCCGCGAGGGCGTCGACGATCAGGTCGGAGAAGAGCGGCGAGCCCTCCTTCCCTGCGAACGCGCCGCTCGCCTGGAGGAGCTGCTTGATCACGAGGGAGTCGAAGGCGCGCTCGGCCTCGCGCTGGCGGTCCGCGCCGGCGGCGGGCGTGTCGCGGAGGAGGGCCATCAGAGCACCTCGAGGTCGGCGTCGAGGGCGCCGGCCGCCTTGATCGCCTGGAGGATGGAGACGAGGTCGCGGGGCGGGACGCCGAGGGAGGTGAGGGCGCGCACGAGGTCGTCGACGTTGGACGTGGCAGGGAGGGCGACGGCGCCGCGGCCGGCCTCCTGGGCGTCGACGCCGGCGACGCGGGTACGGACGGTCCGGCCGTTGGAGAAGGCCTCCGGCTGGGAGACGAGCGGCGTCTCGCTCACGGTGATCCGCAGGCCGCCGTGGGCGACCGCCACCGGCCGGATCCGCACGTTCGCGCCGGCGACCACCGTGCCGGTACGCTCGCTGATGACGACCTTGGCCCTTCCGTCGGCGTCGACCTCCAGGGCCTCGAGCCGGGCGATCAGGCCCACCCGATCGCCGCGATCGGGGACGCGCACCTCCACGGCGGCGGGGTCGAGGGCCGTCGCGACCTCGGCGCCGAGGGCGCCGTTGAAGGCGGCGGCGATCCGGCTCGCGGTGGTGAAGTCGGGGTTCGTCAGCGTGAAGATCAGCGGGCCGGAGTCGAGGTCGACCTGCACCGTCTTCTCGATCGTGGCGCCGTTCGGCACCCGGCCCGAGGTGGGGTGGTTCTTGCGCACGCTCGATCCGGCGGCGGCGGCGTCGAAACCGCCGACCTGTACCGGACCCTGTGACAAGGCGTAGACCGTGCCGTCGGAGCCCATGAGCGGGGTGACGACGAGCACGCCGCCGGCGAGGCTGCGCGCGTTTCCCATCGAGCTGACGCTGACGTCGATCTTGCCGCCGGGGCGAGCGAAGGGAGGCAGCCGCGCCGTCACCATCACCGCGGCCACGTTGCGGACCCGCACCTCGCGGGGATCGATCCGGATCCCCAGGCGGCCGAGCATGCTGGAGATCGACTGCGAGGTGAAGAAGACGCGCTCGGTGTCGCCGGTGCCGGCGAGGCCCACCACGAGGCCGTAGCCGAAGAGCTCGTTCTCCCGGACGCCCTCCACCGCGGCGAGCTCCTTCACGCGCACCGGGGCGGCGCCGGAGGGAGCCGCGGCCAGGAGGAGCAGGACGAGGGCGAGGGCGTTTCGCATGGAGAGCTCCTAGAAGGGCCAGACCCAGCCGAGGTAGCGGGAGAGCCAGCCCTGGCGCTGGTTGTCGGTGAGGACGCCGTTTCCGGTGAACTCGATCTCGGCGTCGGCGACCATGGTGCTCTTGACGCTGTTTTCCTGGTCGATGTCGATCGGGCGGACCACGCCGGAGATGTAGAAGTGCTGCTCCTCCTCGTTCACGAGGACCACGCGGTGGCCCTCGATGAAGAGGTTTCCGTTGGGGAGCACCTTCCGGACGATGGCGGGAACGGTGGCCTTGAGCCGCTCGGTGCGCGCGGTCGCTCCCTCGCCGCGGAAGCTCGACGCCGACATCCCTTCGACGTTCGCCCGGAAGTCGCTGTTTCGCTGCATCTTCTCGATGAGGCCGAGGAAGGCCGAGATGCTCGCCTGCGCCTGCGAGCTCCGGGTGAGGTCGGTGTCGGCGCTGCGCTTCGCGTCCGCGATCTCCTCGATCTTCACCACCAGCAGATCGTTTGTGCGCAGCGCCCGCGCGTCGGTGAAGAGGTTCGCCGCCGGGCGGTTCTCGCGCCAGAGGCTCCCCGGCGTCCGGGCTTCGGCGGCGGCTTCGCCCTCGGAGGGGAGCTGGTACTCGCGCTGCTTGGGCACGTAGGTGGAGATGTGCCTGGGGCCGCAGCCCGCGAGGATCACGAGAGCGGTGAATCCGACGATCGGACGGATCATGGATCCTCCATGACGAGGGTCTCGCCCTCGAGCCGGCCCTCGAGCCGCTTGCCGGAGGAGAGCTGTGCACAGGCGCGGCCCGGCCCACAGGCGATCGCGCGGCCCCGTGTCTCGATCGTCAGGCCGTCGCGGCGCAGGAGCACCGTCAGCGGCTCGCCCGGCGCGATCGCGCCGCCGATCTGGCCGGGTTCGAGCGCGACTCCGGCAGCCAGATCGCGCGACGCGCGGGCGCCTGGCGGGAGCTCGTGCAGGATGCGGCGGCCGGGCTCGAGCTCGCGCAGATCCTCGCGGGATGCGCCGTCCAGCGGCTCGCCGGCTCGGACCGCCCGGGTGGTGATCCAGGCGGGCGCCATGAGCTTCACGTCGGCGAAGGCCCACCCCTCGCACGCGAATCCTTCACTCGTGGTGCCAATTAGCTTCACGTGCTGACGGCCGGAGGTCTCGATCGGGCGGGGGACCTCGGCGCGCGAGGCCCTGCAGCCCGGAGGGAGGCGGTCGCGGAAGGAGCGGATCTCCAGGCGCGCGGCCGGGTTCGAGACGGCGGCACGTAGTGCGGCTTGGAGTGCGCTGGGGACCGGCTCGGGCACCGCGGAGATCGCGGCATCCGGGGCCGGCGACGAATTCGCGGTCGCGGCCGAAGCCAGGACGGCGGCGACGAGCGCGATCATCGCAGCTGGGTGAGCCGCTGGAGCATCTGATCCGCGGTCTGGATCACCTTGGAGTTCAGCTCGTAGGCGCGCTGCGTGGAGATCATGTCGATCATCTCCTCCACCGCCTTCACGTTCGAGCCCTCGAGGAAGCCCTGCGAGATCCCGCCGGCGCCCTGCTCGCCGGGCCGCACGTGCATCGGCTCTCCGCTGGCCGGCGTCGCGGTGAAGAGGTTGTTGCCGATGGCGAGGAGGCCGCTCGGGTTCGCGAAGAGGGAGAGCTCGAGGGTGCCGAGCTCGTCGGGATGGGGCGAGCCGTCCACCTGGGCGAGGACGCTGCCGTCGGACTGGATGGTGATCTGCTTCGCTCCCGCGGGCACGTCGATGCCGGGCTCGACGAGGTCGCCGCGCTGGGTGACCAGGCGGCCCATGGCGTCCACGCGGAAGTTGCCGGCGCGGGTGTAGCCGAGCTCGCCGTTGGGCCGCTGCACGCGGAAGAAGCCGTCGCCCTCGATGGCGACGTCGAGGGGGTTCCCGGTGGAGAGCAGGTCGCCCTGGGACCACGTGCGGGTGGTGGAGCCCGTGCGCACGCCGAGGCCCACCTGCAGCGGCGCGGGATCGGTGCCGCCGTTCGGCGTGGGCTCCGCGGGAGCGCGCATGGTCTCGGAGATCAGATCCTCGAACTCGGCGCGGCCCTTCTTGAAGCCGGTGGTGCTGGCGTTGGCGAGGTTGTTCGCCGTCACGTCCATCTTGAGCTGCTGGGCTTCCATGCCCGTGGCGGCGGTGTAGAGGGAGCGGAGCATCGAGAGACCTCTTAGCGGACCTTGCCGAGCTCGCCGAGGCGCTCGTCGAGCTTGCGGTAGGTCTGGATGGCTTGCATGGACTGGTCGAAGGAGCGCTGCGCGGCGATGAGCTGCACCGCGGCCTCGAGGGGACCCGCGTTGCCGAGCTCGAGCTCGCCGGTGCGGACGTGGCCTGAAACGGGGATCGCCGCCGATTCCGTCGGCGTGAGGAGCGAGCCGCCGTGGCGCTCGACGGCGCCCTCCAGGCGGAAGAGCGCGAGCCGGCCGACCTCGAGCTCGCCCACGCGCACCGCGCCGTTCGCGTCCACCACCGGCGTCACGTCGTCGACGGGAACGAGGATCGGCTCGCCGCTCCTCGAGAGG
The Vulgatibacter incomptus DNA segment above includes these coding regions:
- a CDS encoding M23 family metallopeptidase, whose product is MALLRDTPAAGADRQREAERAFDSLVIKQLLQASGAFAGKEGSPLFSDLIVDALADSLAEAGRPAHGPDRPLLDLLPQASSGRERTDPAALLHRAPAAEAFDPCALVHGPSAVTSAFGRRADPLGEGVQEHRGVDLGAKEGSAIVSAADGVVRRVGPRGGFGQAVEVDHGGGVTTLYAHASELLVAEGDRVRKGQPIARVGQTGRATGPHLHFEVRVHDRPVNPSTALKAYGKRAE
- a CDS encoding flagellar basal body P-ring protein FlgI; amino-acid sequence: MRNALALVLLLLAAAPSGAAPVRVKELAAVEGVRENELFGYGLVVGLAGTGDTERVFFTSQSISSMLGRLGIRIDPREVRVRNVAAVMVTARLPPFARPGGKIDVSVSSMGNARSLAGGVLVVTPLMGSDGTVYALSQGPVQVGGFDAAAAGSSVRKNHPTSGRVPNGATIEKTVQVDLDSGPLIFTLTNPDFTTASRIAAAFNGALGAEVATALDPAAVEVRVPDRGDRVGLIARLEALEVDADGRAKVVISERTGTVVAGANVRIRPVAVAHGGLRITVSETPLVSQPEAFSNGRTVRTRVAGVDAQEAGRGAVALPATSNVDDLVRALTSLGVPPRDLVSILQAIKAAGALDADLEVL
- a CDS encoding flagellar basal body L-ring protein FlgH, whose product is MIRPIVGFTALVILAGCGPRHISTYVPKQREYQLPSEGEAAAEARTPGSLWRENRPAANLFTDARALRTNDLLVVKIEEIADAKRSADTDLTRSSQAQASISAFLGLIEKMQRNSDFRANVEGMSASSFRGEGATARTERLKATVPAIVRKVLPNGNLFIEGHRVVLVNEEEQHFYISGVVRPIDIDQENSVKSTMVADAEIEFTGNGVLTDNQRQGWLSRYLGWVWPF
- the flgG gene encoding flagellar basal-body rod protein FlgG, whose product is MLRSLYTAATGMEAQQLKMDVTANNLANASTTGFKKGRAEFEDLISETMRAPAEPTPNGGTDPAPLQVGLGVRTGSTTRTWSQGDLLSTGNPLDVAIEGDGFFRVQRPNGELGYTRAGNFRVDAMGRLVTQRGDLVEPGIDVPAGAKQITIQSDGSVLAQVDGSPHPDELGTLELSLFANPSGLLAIGNNLFTATPASGEPMHVRPGEQGAGGISQGFLEGSNVKAVEEMIDMISTQRAYELNSKVIQTADQMLQRLTQLR